GTCTTCACCTTCTATGGTGCGGGGGCCGCCGATACGCTGCTGACGCCAGCGGACCTGCCTCCGACTCTATTTGAGCGGACCGCGAGCCTGCACTTCGGCGGCATCAGCCTGTTGCGCGGCGCCACGCCCGCAGCGGCGCTGGCGGCTGCCGAGGGCCTGCGTGGCCGGGCGCTGGTTTCGCTCGACATCAATGCGCGCCCGGGCCTGATTGACGACCCGGCGGCCTATCGCGCCACGCTGACCCGCGCCATCGCCGCGTGTGATCTGCTGAAACTCAGCGCCGCCGATTGCGCCTGGTTCGCCCCTGCCGCCGATCCACTGCACCTCGCCGCGGCCCAGCTCGATGCCGGCCCGGCGCTGGTGGCGCTCACCCGCGGAAGCGCCGGGGTGACCGCCCTGCGGCGACGCGACGGTCAGGTTGAAACCCTGCACGTTCCTGGCTTCGCGGTGGCGGTGGCCGATACCGTGGGCGCGGGCGACAGCTTCAGCGCAGGATTGCTCGCGGCCCTGGCCGAACGCGCAGCTCTCTCGCGCGAAGCTCTGGCGGCGCTGCCAGCGGCGGAACTCACAGCGGCCCTGCGTTTCGCCGCGGCTGTTGCCGCCCTCACCTGCACCCGTCCGGGCGCCGATCCGCCCCGCCGCGCCGAGGTTGACGCCTTTCTGGCGGCGACCGGGTAGGCCGGGGACAAGGGAGGAAACCAGGTTGCCCCCGTGCGCAACCCTCCGGGTTGGGCTACCGCCAGTTCCCTGTAACTCATGTTCCCATCATGGATGCAAAACAATCGTCCTCCAGACGCTCAGCAATAAACGTCTGATGCAGTGTGGCCTTGTGCTGGTGAGCGCCTTCGAAAGAGAAGTCTTGCGTCCCCCGACAGAAACACATGCACCGCGCAGAGAGTTGGGCCGCGTCGCCATTCTCAGTCACGGACCTGGAAAGGGGTTCCTATGTCCCTGCCTGCCCCCTCCTTCGTTCGTCTTCCTTCTGGCCGTCTGGCCTACCGTCGCGCCGGAAGCGGCCCACCGATAGTGCTGATCCACGGCTGGGGCGGCTCATCACGACACTGGCTCGGAGCTTTCGCAACCCTGCGCGATGAGTACGATGTGATCGCTATCGATCTGCCGGGTTTTGGCGAGTCTCCACCGCCTGCGATGCCCGCGCGGCTGGGCACGCTTACCGTGGCGACCCTCGAACTGATTGAGGCCCTGGAACTCTCTGACATCGCCCTGGGGGGGCATTCGCTCGGCGCGGCGGTGGCGCTGCTGGTCGCCAGCGCCCGTCCCAAGCTGGTCAATCGTCTGGCGCTGACCAGCTTCGGCCTGCCCCGTAGCGCAGTTGAAGCCAAATTGATGAGCTGCCTGCACGTGCAGTTGATCCTCAACTCCATGCTGTGGGCGCCCTGGCTGGATCTGTGGGGGATCTGGCAGACCGCGGTGCGCCCGCTGGCCCAGGCCGTATCGGTCATTCCGCCCGTGCCGCATATTCTGGCGGGGCAGGTTGTGCACGATGTCAGAGAGGTGCCCTACCCTGCGCTGGCAGTCGGCGCGGCCGACCTGGTGGCGATGCACGTGCGGGTGGGCCTGGAAGCGGCAACCACCACCGGCGACCCCACGGTGATCGGCGCCTCGCGCGCCGTCGTCGCGCCCACGCTGATCATCGGCGGACGCGAGGATCGCATCTTCCCGCCCGACTCGGCGCGGGCGCTCGCCAGCGCGCTGCCACGCTCGGGCCTGGTGCTCTTCGACCGGTGCGGGCACGTGCCCATGGCCGAACAGCCCGGTCCCTTCTACGGCACGCTGGGCGCATTTTTACGGGCGTGATCGAGTATCATGGCAGTGAATGGAAAACGCAGGGGGCGCCGGCGGCGCCCGGCGCCGTCCACCGGCAAGAGCGACACAGCGCCTGGCAACCTCCAGGCCAGCGTGAAGGAAGCGCCGATGCGTGTCTTGTTGATTGATAACTACGACTCGTTCACCTACAATCTGTTTCAGTACCTCAGCGAGCTGGGGGCGAGCGTGGATGTGCGCCGCAACGACGCGCTTAGCGTGGCCGACGCCGCGGCGCTGCGGCCTGAGCGCATCGTGATCAGCCCGGGGCCGTGCACGCCAGCCGAGGCGGGCATCAGCATCGCTCTGATCCGCGAACTCGGTCCCCACATCCCCACTCTCGGCGTCTGTCTCGGACACCAGGCCATTGGCGCAGCCTTCGGAGGCGCCGTGGTACGGGCGCCCAGGGTGATGCACGGCAAACTGTCGGCCATACACCACTGCGGCGTCGGCGTCTTCGCCGGGTTGCCCGATCCCTTCATTGCCACGCGCTACCACTCCCTGATCGTGCGCCGCGATGATCTGCCGGCTGAATTAGAAGTCACCGCCTGGACTGACGATGGGCTGATCATGGGTCTCCGGCACCGCGCCTATCCCATCCAGGGCGTGCAATTTCACCCCGAGTCCATTCTCACCGAGCACGGCAAGCAGATCTTGCGAACGTTTCTGGAAGCCGCCTGAAGGCTTGCCGGGAGATAGGGCCTCCTGGCCGCACCGTCAGGACCGGCAGGGACGACTGGACGGTCGTCCCTGCCGGCCCGTCTCACAGCCTCCCGAAACCACATTTCAGGCCAGGAAGGATGCGCCCAGGGCCGTCAGCGCCACCACCAGCCACGAAGGCGCCTTCCAGACCTGGAGCAATCCAAAGGCTGCCAGGGCCAGGGCCACATCCTGCGGCTGGCGGATGGCGCTGGTAATCACCGGATCATAGAGCGCGGCGAGTAAGAGACCAACTACCGCCGCGTTGACCCCCTGCATGGCCGCCTGGACCGCCGGGTTCTGCCGTAACCGGCCCCACAACGGCAGCGTCGCCCAGAGGAAGAGAAAGGACGGCGCGAAGATCGCCACGAGCGCCAGCGCCGCCCCGCTCCAGCCATTGGGAGGCACGGCGCTTATGGCGCCGAGAAAGGCCGCGAAGGTGAGCAACGGGCCCGGAACGGCCTGGGCGGCGCCGTAGCCGGCCACAAACTGCTCGGTGCTGACCCAGCCCGGCGCGACCACGAAGCGTTCCAGCAGCGGCAGCACCACGTGGCCCCCGCCAAAAATAAGCGACCCGGCACGGAAAAAGGCCGCGAACATCGCCACGGCCTGACTTCCCGTGACAGTGGCCAGCAGCGGCAGCCCCAGCAGACAGAGCGGCAGCGCCGCCGCACTGCTCCAGGCCAGCGTCCGTGGCACTGCTATGCGCACGCCGGTCGCCCCGCCGACAACCGACCTGCTCAGCAGGCGCCAGCCTACCATGCCACCCGCAAGGATCACCAGCATCTGTCCCAGGCCGGTTGGCCAGAGCAGGAGCAACACCGCCGCCGCCAGGGCAATCGTCGCCCGCGGCCGATCAGGGGTCAGACGCACAGCCATGCCCCAGACCGCCTGGGCAACTACAGCTACTGCGACCACTTTCAACCCGTGGAGCCAGCCGGCGCCGATATGAGCGCCGAACGCGTTCAACCCCAGGCCGAAGAGGGTCATGGCTAGCGCCGAGGGTAACGCGAAGCCCAGCCAGGCCGCCACGCCACCGACCAGGCCGGCGCGCGCGGTTCCCAATGCGATGGCCACCTGGCTACTCGCCGGTCCGGGCAAAAACTGGCTCAGCGCCACCATGTCGGCGTAGGTCGCCTCATCCACCCAGCCGCGCCGGGCGACAATCTCCTCCCGGAAGTAGCCCAGGTGGGCCACCGGCCCGCCGAATGACGTCAGGCCCAGCCGAAGAAACACGGCCAGCACCTCGGCCAGGTTGCCGACGGATTCGCTGGCTGGCGCGACGCCAGGTTGGGCCATAGTCGCTCCTCATTGCAACTGGCGATACCAGGCGCACACTGGGCGGAGCGGGCAGCCATCCTGGCGACCGAGGTAGCTCTCGCGGCCCTCCTGGCGGCTGTAGACGCGGCGCGCGGGCGGCCCGTCGCAGCGCGGCCGCGCCAGGCAGTAGCGGACGCACACCTCGTTGATCTGTGCGTGGTACTCGGCGTAGAGTGCAGCGGGGTTGTGATGGGGCAACTCGGTTTCGATGGTGTGGCGCAGGCGTTCATAGGGCCGCTGCCAGAGCGACGACGCCGGGCCATCGTCTGCGCCAGGACTGAGCGCCGGCGCGACCCGTTCAAACAGCCGCCGGGTGTAGGCGTCAATGACAAATACCGGATGCCCGCCGGCGTAGAGCAGGATCACATCGCAGGTTTCCCTGCCGATGCGGGGCAACCGCAACAACTCATTGCGCACCTGGGCCGTGGGGCGCGCCAGCATACGGGCGGTGTCGCCGCCATAACCTGCGACGATATGCCGGGCAATGGCGATCAGACCTGTCGCCTTCTGGCCATAAAACGCCGCCGGGCGGATCAACCCCGCCAGGGTCTCGGCAACAGTTCCGGCAACGGCCTGTGGGCTGAGCAAGCCCGCCGCAAGCAGACGCAGAATGGCTCCCTCGACCGTTTCCCAGCGCGTCTGTTGCACGAGCACCGCGCCGACCAGCATCTCGAAGGGGGCGTCGGCGCCAAAAATCGGCCACCAGGGGCGCGCGGCTTCCGGGCCGGTAAGAGAGCCGAAGTGCGCCTGCAGGCGGGCAAAGATCGCCCCGAGCGATGCCGCGCCGGACGGCGCGGGCATCGCTTCCAGGGGCCGCGCATTCAGGGGTCGGGCCATGTTATTTCACCGGCACGCCGTACCCCGCAGCCGGCAGATAGAACTGCTCGACATACTCGGTCAACATGCGGCGCAGGCTGAACGTCGGCGCGACAGTGGCGATCGCCTCCTTGCAGATCTGCACCCAGGCTGTGGGCACGCCATTGGCGTCGCGTCCCTCGTAAAAGCGCGGGGCGATCTCGTGCTCCAGCACATTGTAGAGCGCCTGGGCATCGTTCCAGTCCTGCTCGTCCTGGCTGATATAGTCGCGTTCTTCGCCCACGGCCCAGCCATTCTTGCCGTTGTAGGCTTCGGGCCACCAGCCATCGAGGACGGAGCAGTTCGGGACGCCATTGAGGCTGGCCTTCATTCCGCTCGTGCCACTGGCCTCATAGGGGCGGCGCGGCGTGTTCAGCCATACGTCCACCCCCTGAGTGAGCGCGCGGCCCACCGCCATATCATACTCTTCGAGGAAGACGATGCGCCCCGCCAGGCCCGGCTGCCGGGACAGTTGATACACCTGCTGGATGAAGTGCTTGCCCGGATCGTCCTTAGGATGCGCCTTGCCGGCGAAGATGATCTGGATCGGCTTATCAGGCCGGTTGAGGATGTACTTGAGCCGCTCCAGATCCTTGAACAGCAGCGTAGCGCGCTTGTAGGTGGCGAAGCGCCGCGCGAAGCCCAGGGTCAGCACGCGCTCTTCCAGCACCGGCCAGATCGGCGCGCTCTGGCCGACGAAGCGGTAATGCGCCTGTAGCCGCTGTCGGGCGAAAGCGATCATCTGGCGCTTCAACTTCTGGCGCACGTTCCAGAACACATCGTCAGGGATCTGATAGACCTTGCGCCAGATCTTGGGGTCATCGAGGTTCTCTTCCCAGTTCTTGCCCAGATAGGCGTCGTACAGCTCGCGCAGTTCCGGGGCCAGCCAGGTGGCGGTATGCACCCCGTTGGTAATGGCGCTGATCGGCACCTCGTCCTGGCTCTTGCCGGGGTAGAGCCACTGCCACATCCCCCGCGCCACGTGCCCGTGCAGCTTGCTCACCCCGTTGTGATACTCCGAGAAGCGCAGCGCCAGCGCCGTCATCGCGAAGGTCGGGCCCCACTGCTGCTCCTGGAGCGCCAGGGCCATAAACTCGTCGCGGGTCAGGTTCAACTGCGGCCAGTAGCTCCAGAAGAACTTCTCCATCAGCGGCAGCGGGAAGGCGTCATTACCGGCGGGCACCGGGGTGTGGGTGGTAAAGACGCTGTGGGCTTTCACCTGCTGGATGGCCTCTTCAAAGGGCATGCCCTGGCTCACCAGTTCGCGGCAGAGTTCCAGCACCAGGAAGGCGGAGTGGCCCTCGTTCATATGCCACACCGTGGGCTTGTAACCGAGCCGGCGCAGCGCCCGCACGCCGCCCACGCCCAGCACCAGTTCCTGCGAGATGCGCATCTCCTGGTCGCCGCCATAGAGCCGCGCCGAGAGTTCCCGGTCCTGCGGGCTGTTAGGGTGAATATCGGTATCCATCAGGTACAGGTTGACCCGGCCCACCTGGAACTTGTAGACCTTGGCATAGATCGTGCGTCCGGGCAGTTCGACTTCGACCACGACCTCGCGCCCGTCGGGATCGAGCGCGGGAATAGCGGGAACGTCGGCAAAGTTCAGCTTGTTATACTCGGCCTGTTGCCAGCCGCTGGGGTCAAGACGCTGGCGGAAGTAGCCTTGCGGATAGATGAAACCGACAGCCACAAAGGGCAATCCCATATCTGAGGCTTCCTTCACGTGGTCGCCGGAGAGAATGCCCAGACCGCCGGAGTAGATCGGCAGCGACTCATGAAGCCCGAACTCAGCCGAGAAGTACGCGATCTGCACGTCGGCGGCATCGCCATGCCGTTGGGTGTACCAGGTCTTCGTCGCGCCCATATAGGCGTCGAGACTCTTCATCACCGCATCGTAGCGTTGCAGGTAGGTCGGGTTAGCTGCGGCCTCTTCCAGTTTGCGCTGGCGAACATCGCGCAAGAAATCCACGGGATTGTGGTAGTCCAGCTCCCACAGCTCGGGGTCAATCTGCCGGTAGAGATCCTGTGCTTCCGGATGCCAGGTCCACCAGAGATTGTAGGCCAGCTCGCGAAGGCGGGCGATCCGCTCGGGGATCGGGGTGAAGAGAATGTCCTGTTCCAGACGGGCCATGTGCGCTCCTTATGTGCTGCGCGTTGACAATCCGTGGCGCGAGACGATGTATGGTGCTTTCGTGGTTGCGATAGTTCGCATTGTAGCCGTTTCGGTTAAAACTGTCTAGACGTATGCGAGAGCTACCGCTCTCCCGCTCCGTTCATGGGCGGTTTTGGGGAAGAGCCGCCATTCACCCGTGCCGCGCGGCAGCCTCATAGGCGGCCAGGGTGCGTTCGGCGGTGACGCGCCAGCTAAAGGCCCGCGCCTGCCGGAACCCCCGTTCGCGCAATTCCTGGCGCAGATCGGCATCGTCGAGGAGGCGGCGGATCGCCGCGGCGAGGGCCGCGGGGTCATATGGGGAAACGGTCAACCCGGCATCACCGACCACTTCAGGCAGGCTTGAGGTGTTCGAGGCAACCACCGGCGCGCCACAGGCCATGGCCTCCAGGGGCGGCATGCCAAAGCCTTCGTAGATCGAGGGAAAGACGAACACGGTCGCGGCCGCGTACCAGAGGGGCAGTTCTTCCTCGTCGAGATACCCGACGAAGCGCACCCGTTCGTGCAGCCCCAGCGCCTCCAGGCGCTGAAAGACGGCATCGTACATCCAGCCCTTGCCCCCGCCCACCAGCAACGGCGCCGCCCGGTCTCGCGCGACCATCGCGTAGGCCTCCAGCAACGTGGTGAGATTCTTGCGCGGCTCAAGGGTGCCGACGTAGAGCACAAAGCGTTCCGGCAGCCCCTTGCGGGCGCGAAAGACCTCCAGCGCCGCAGGGTCAGGCGGGCGAAAATGTTCGCGCACGGCATTCGGGGTCACCACGACCCGTTCGGGAGGGACGCCGAGCAGCCCGATCACCTCGCGGCGTGTGTGCTCGGAGACCACTAGAACGCGCGCCGCGCGCCGCACGCTCAGGCGCGTGGCCAGATCCAGGTAGATCCGATTGTAGGCCCGAAAGGTCTGGGGAAAGCGGATGAAGGCCAGGTCGTGCACGGTAACCACGCTCGGCACGGGGCAGGCTATGGGGACCACGCTATGCACCCCGTGGAAGAGATCGGCGCCGCTGCGCCGCAGCAGCATCGGGGCGAGCAACTGTTCCCAGGGGATGCGCACCCGCGGGTTAATTGTCGGCAGGCGGCTGGGGATGACGCGGAAATTGTCGGGCAGGCCCAGGGCGCGCCGGTCAAGCCCGCGAGTGGTGTAGACGCTGTAGCGATTGGAGCGGTCAATCTGCCCGAGCTGGATCAGCACCTGCTCAACGTAGTGGGAGATGCCCGCGCGCCGAAATGAGCGCGTATGCGCCAGGAGATGGGCGTTGATCGCGATGTGCATGCAGCGATCCCTCTGGGATCGTAGATGTTACATTGCCGTATATGGCATCCTGATGAGACACGAGATGCGCTTGCCGTCCGTTCAACTCAACAGGAATTGGAATCCGAGCGCGGCGCCATATGAACTTCGTCCGGCTACGCCGCGCTCAATCCACAATCTAAAATTCACAATCAGCAATCGCCCTAGGGGCCGCTCGCAACCACTGGCGACTCACCGTAGTCGTAGTGTGGAACCAGACCCCATTCTGTCAGGGGAAAGTAGATCAGCCAGGCTTTGCCGATCACCCGATCCAGGGGCAGCGGCCCCCATTCGCGCGAGTCGCTGGAATTGGCCCGATTGTCGCCCATCACGAACACGTGGCCCGGAGGCACCTCGATTGGCCCGTTCTGACAGGCGTAGCCGGCGACGCAGAAGGTTTTGGCATCGGCCAGATACGGCTGGTCAAGGGGGGCGCCGTTCACCAGCACCTGCCCGTCGCGGATCTCGATTGTGTCGCCTGGCAAGCCGATGACGCGTTTGATATAATCCTTCGACACATCGCGCGGATATTCAAACACCACAATGTCGCCGCGTCTGGGTTGGTGAAAGGGGTAGATGACCCGCTGTTCAAGCGGCTCCTGGCCGGGCAAGAGGCGCAGGGGGGCGTTTAAATCGAAGTGGAAGTAGACCAGTTTGTTGACCAGAATGTATTGCCCTGAATGAAGCGTTGGCTCCATGCTGGAGCCCTCGATTTTAAAATTCTGGACGATGCCGCGAACAATGAAAAACACCAGTACAATAAATAGCGCCGTCTCGACCAGTTCACGCACCACACTACG
This genomic stretch from Chloroflexaceae bacterium harbors:
- a CDS encoding carbohydrate kinase — translated: MRNLLVCLGEILIDFLPLETDGELRGFTLHPGGGPFNVAVGLARLGQPTAFVGKLGADLFGRRLRRAVRAEGIDDTWLTDAPAPTTLAFVAHEDGEPVFTFYGAGAADTLLTPADLPPTLFERTASLHFGGISLLRGATPAAALAAAEGLRGRALVSLDINARPGLIDDPAAYRATLTRAIAACDLLKLSAADCAWFAPAADPLHLAAAQLDAGPALVALTRGSAGVTALRRRDGQVETLHVPGFAVAVADTVGAGDSFSAGLLAALAERAALSREALAALPAAELTAALRFAAAVAALTCTRPGADPPRRAEVDAFLAATG
- a CDS encoding alpha/beta hydrolase, with the protein product MSLPAPSFVRLPSGRLAYRRAGSGPPIVLIHGWGGSSRHWLGAFATLRDEYDVIAIDLPGFGESPPPAMPARLGTLTVATLELIEALELSDIALGGHSLGAAVALLVASARPKLVNRLALTSFGLPRSAVEAKLMSCLHVQLILNSMLWAPWLDLWGIWQTAVRPLAQAVSVIPPVPHILAGQVVHDVREVPYPALAVGAADLVAMHVRVGLEAATTTGDPTVIGASRAVVAPTLIIGGREDRIFPPDSARALASALPRSGLVLFDRCGHVPMAEQPGPFYGTLGAFLRA
- a CDS encoding aminodeoxychorismate/anthranilate synthase component II, with translation MRVLLIDNYDSFTYNLFQYLSELGASVDVRRNDALSVADAAALRPERIVISPGPCTPAEAGISIALIRELGPHIPTLGVCLGHQAIGAAFGGAVVRAPRVMHGKLSAIHHCGVGVFAGLPDPFIATRYHSLIVRRDDLPAELEVTAWTDDGLIMGLRHRAYPIQGVQFHPESILTEHGKQILRTFLEAA
- the chrA gene encoding chromate efflux transporter, yielding MAQPGVAPASESVGNLAEVLAVFLRLGLTSFGGPVAHLGYFREEIVARRGWVDEATYADMVALSQFLPGPASSQVAIALGTARAGLVGGVAAWLGFALPSALAMTLFGLGLNAFGAHIGAGWLHGLKVVAVAVVAQAVWGMAVRLTPDRPRATIALAAAVLLLLWPTGLGQMLVILAGGMVGWRLLSRSVVGGATGVRIAVPRTLAWSSAAALPLCLLGLPLLATVTGSQAVAMFAAFFRAGSLIFGGGHVVLPLLERFVVAPGWVSTEQFVAGYGAAQAVPGPLLTFAAFLGAISAVPPNGWSGAALALVAIFAPSFLFLWATLPLWGRLRQNPAVQAAMQGVNAAVVGLLLAALYDPVITSAIRQPQDVALALAAFGLLQVWKAPSWLVVALTALGASFLA
- a CDS encoding Fe-S cluster assembly protein HesB, whose translation is MARPLNARPLEAMPAPSGAASLGAIFARLQAHFGSLTGPEAARPWWPIFGADAPFEMLVGAVLVQQTRWETVEGAILRLLAAGLLSPQAVAGTVAETLAGLIRPAAFYGQKATGLIAIARHIVAGYGGDTARMLARPTAQVRNELLRLPRIGRETCDVILLYAGGHPVFVIDAYTRRLFERVAPALSPGADDGPASSLWQRPYERLRHTIETELPHHNPAALYAEYHAQINEVCVRYCLARPRCDGPPARRVYSRQEGRESYLGRQDGCPLRPVCAWYRQLQ
- the glgP gene encoding alpha-glucan family phosphorylase codes for the protein MARLEQDILFTPIPERIARLRELAYNLWWTWHPEAQDLYRQIDPELWELDYHNPVDFLRDVRQRKLEEAAANPTYLQRYDAVMKSLDAYMGATKTWYTQRHGDAADVQIAYFSAEFGLHESLPIYSGGLGILSGDHVKEASDMGLPFVAVGFIYPQGYFRQRLDPSGWQQAEYNKLNFADVPAIPALDPDGREVVVEVELPGRTIYAKVYKFQVGRVNLYLMDTDIHPNSPQDRELSARLYGGDQEMRISQELVLGVGGVRALRRLGYKPTVWHMNEGHSAFLVLELCRELVSQGMPFEEAIQQVKAHSVFTTHTPVPAGNDAFPLPLMEKFFWSYWPQLNLTRDEFMALALQEQQWGPTFAMTALALRFSEYHNGVSKLHGHVARGMWQWLYPGKSQDEVPISAITNGVHTATWLAPELRELYDAYLGKNWEENLDDPKIWRKVYQIPDDVFWNVRQKLKRQMIAFARQRLQAHYRFVGQSAPIWPVLEERVLTLGFARRFATYKRATLLFKDLERLKYILNRPDKPIQIIFAGKAHPKDDPGKHFIQQVYQLSRQPGLAGRIVFLEEYDMAVGRALTQGVDVWLNTPRRPYEASGTSGMKASLNGVPNCSVLDGWWPEAYNGKNGWAVGEERDYISQDEQDWNDAQALYNVLEHEIAPRFYEGRDANGVPTAWVQICKEAIATVAPTFSLRRMLTEYVEQFYLPAAGYGVPVK
- a CDS encoding glycosyltransferase family 4 protein is translated as MHIAINAHLLAHTRSFRRAGISHYVEQVLIQLGQIDRSNRYSVYTTRGLDRRALGLPDNFRVIPSRLPTINPRVRIPWEQLLAPMLLRRSGADLFHGVHSVVPIACPVPSVVTVHDLAFIRFPQTFRAYNRIYLDLATRLSVRRAARVLVVSEHTRREVIGLLGVPPERVVVTPNAVREHFRPPDPAALEVFRARKGLPERFVLYVGTLEPRKNLTTLLEAYAMVARDRAAPLLVGGGKGWMYDAVFQRLEALGLHERVRFVGYLDEEELPLWYAAATVFVFPSIYEGFGMPPLEAMACGAPVVASNTSSLPEVVGDAGLTVSPYDPAALAAAIRRLLDDADLRQELRERGFRQARAFSWRVTAERTLAAYEAAARHG
- the lepB gene encoding signal peptidase I, with amino-acid sequence MRSVVRELVETALFIVLVFFIVRGIVQNFKIEGSSMEPTLHSGQYILVNKLVYFHFDLNAPLRLLPGQEPLEQRVIYPFHQPRRGDIVVFEYPRDVSKDYIKRVIGLPGDTIEIRDGQVLVNGAPLDQPYLADAKTFCVAGYACQNGPIEVPPGHVFVMGDNRANSSDSREWGPLPLDRVIGKAWLIYFPLTEWGLVPHYDYGESPVVASGP